In Streptomyces hawaiiensis, one genomic interval encodes:
- the moeZ gene encoding adenylyltransferase/sulfurtransferase MoeZ: MSLPPLVEPASELTVDEVRRYSRHLIIPDVGMDGQKRLKNAKVLCVGAGGLGSPALMYLAAAGVGTLGIVEFDEVDESNLQRQIIHSQADIGRSKAESARDSVKGINPYVDVILHEERLEADNVMDIFSQYDLIVDGTDNFATRYLVNDACVLLNKPYVWGSIYRFDGQASVFWSEHGPCYRCLYPEPPPPGMVPSCAEGGVLGVLCASIGSIQVNEAIKLLAGIGDPLVGRLMIYDALEMQYRQVKVRKDPDCAVCGDNPTVTELIDYEAFCGVVSEEAQAAAADSTITPKQLKEWIDDGESIDIIDVREPNEYEIVSIPGARLIPKNEFLMGTALEGLPQDKKIVLHCKTGVRSAEVLAVLKSAGFSDAVHVGGGVIGWVNQIEPSKPVY, from the coding sequence GTGTCGCTGCCACCCCTGGTCGAGCCGGCTTCCGAGCTCACCGTAGACGAGGTCCGCAGGTACTCCCGCCACCTGATCATCCCCGACGTGGGGATGGACGGGCAGAAGCGGCTGAAGAACGCCAAGGTGCTGTGTGTGGGCGCCGGCGGCCTGGGCTCGCCGGCGCTGATGTACCTGGCCGCCGCGGGCGTCGGCACCCTCGGCATCGTGGAGTTCGACGAGGTCGACGAGTCGAACCTGCAGCGCCAGATCATCCACAGCCAGGCCGACATCGGCCGTTCCAAGGCGGAGTCCGCCCGCGACAGCGTCAAGGGCATCAACCCGTACGTGGACGTGATCCTTCACGAGGAGCGGCTCGAGGCCGACAACGTGATGGACATCTTCAGCCAGTACGACCTGATCGTCGACGGCACGGACAACTTCGCGACCCGCTACCTGGTCAACGATGCCTGCGTGCTGCTGAACAAGCCGTACGTGTGGGGCTCGATCTACCGTTTCGACGGCCAGGCGTCCGTCTTCTGGTCCGAGCACGGCCCCTGCTACCGCTGCCTGTACCCGGAGCCCCCGCCCCCGGGCATGGTCCCCTCCTGCGCCGAGGGCGGCGTCCTGGGCGTGCTGTGCGCGTCCATCGGCTCCATCCAGGTCAACGAGGCCATCAAGCTCCTCGCCGGCATCGGCGACCCTTTGGTCGGCCGACTGATGATCTACGACGCCCTGGAGATGCAGTACCGCCAGGTCAAGGTCCGCAAGGACCCGGACTGCGCGGTCTGCGGCGACAACCCGACCGTCACCGAGCTCATCGACTACGAGGCCTTCTGCGGCGTCGTCTCCGAGGAGGCACAGGCGGCGGCCGCCGACTCCACGATCACTCCCAAGCAGCTCAAGGAGTGGATCGACGACGGTGAGAGCATCGACATCATCGACGTCCGCGAGCCGAACGAGTACGAGATCGTCTCCATTCCGGGCGCTCGGCTGATCCCGAAGAACGAGTTCCTCATGGGCACCGCCCTGGAGGGCCTCCCGCAGGACAAGAAGATCGTCCTGCATTGCAAGACGGGTGTCCGCAGTGCGGAAGTCCTCGCGGTCCTGAAGTCCGCGGGCTTCTCGGACGCGGTCCACGTCGGCGGCGGTGTGATCGGCTGGGTCAACCAGATCGAGCCGTCCAAGCCGGTGTACTGA